A portion of the Bacillus oleivorans genome contains these proteins:
- the ypjB gene encoding sporulation protein YpjB, which produces MKIRFIGMVVTLIFLWTFTGQAANITPLESLSNLSDKALQLTKAGHYDRAESIMEQFSNQFQQLSGQMVFTMDQVQVISIAQQEAMDALDDSSLSQDERVSSMIKFRLVLDALVSDYQPLWTQMEDTIMEVYNQAVGAAQSKDIQKFHTMYNTFLSQYNLIYPSLKLDVPAEAVLKVDARVQYIDEFRPEVFNDPNGIKELEALAQDLKSLFDQSDEDEADPSLWWVITTTGSIIILTLSYVGFRKYKGDQHKRRRYPKKQND; this is translated from the coding sequence ATGAAGATTCGATTTATTGGAATGGTAGTGACTTTAATATTTTTATGGACATTTACTGGACAAGCAGCCAATATAACCCCATTGGAAAGCTTAAGCAATCTTTCAGATAAAGCACTTCAGCTTACGAAAGCAGGGCACTACGACAGGGCAGAATCTATAATGGAACAGTTTTCAAATCAATTTCAGCAACTGTCCGGCCAAATGGTTTTTACAATGGATCAAGTTCAAGTGATTTCAATTGCCCAACAGGAAGCAATGGATGCGCTCGATGATTCTTCCTTAAGCCAGGATGAAAGAGTATCAAGTATGATAAAGTTCCGCCTAGTGCTGGATGCGCTTGTCTCTGATTACCAGCCTTTATGGACACAAATGGAAGACACGATTATGGAGGTCTATAATCAAGCAGTAGGAGCTGCCCAATCCAAGGATATACAAAAATTTCATACGATGTATAACACTTTTTTATCTCAATACAACTTAATTTACCCAAGTCTTAAATTGGATGTACCAGCAGAGGCTGTATTAAAGGTTGATGCTCGCGTTCAATATATAGATGAGTTCAGGCCAGAAGTTTTTAATGATCCAAATGGAATAAAGGAGCTTGAGGCATTAGCACAGGATTTAAAATCACTTTTTGATCAAAGTGATGAGGATGAGGCCGATCCATCTCTTTGGTGGGTAATTACGACAACAGGCAGTATTATTATACTGACTTTATCCTACGTCGGCTTTCGTAAATACAAAGGGGACCAGCATAAGCGAAGGAGATATCCTAAGAAGCAAAATGATTGA
- a CDS encoding zinc metallopeptidase produces the protein MGYLLYFAILIIVPLWAQLRVKSAYKKYSKVASSSYLTGSEVARRILDDNGLYHVNVQETRGILSDHYDPRSKTVRLSSNNYHGRSVAAAAIAAHEVGHAIQDQEGYAFLRFRHALVPVASIGSNFSWILILAGMLMGMADLLLLGIIFMAAAVVFQVITLPVEFNASNRAMDQVVQLGMIRNNEERATKKVLNAAALTYVAAAAVAVLELLRFVLMYVGMNNSDD, from the coding sequence ATGGGTTATTTACTTTATTTTGCGATACTAATCATTGTTCCTTTATGGGCACAACTGCGTGTTAAATCTGCTTATAAAAAGTATTCAAAGGTAGCCTCTTCTTCATATCTGACTGGAAGCGAAGTAGCCAGACGAATTCTTGACGATAATGGATTATATCATGTGAATGTTCAAGAAACTAGAGGAATACTAAGTGACCACTATGACCCAAGGTCCAAAACAGTTCGTCTGTCTTCTAATAACTATCATGGACGTTCTGTTGCAGCTGCAGCAATTGCCGCACATGAAGTTGGACATGCGATCCAAGATCAAGAAGGTTATGCATTCCTCCGTTTTCGGCATGCACTCGTACCTGTAGCCAGCATCGGATCTAATTTTTCATGGATCTTAATTTTAGCAGGTATGTTAATGGGTATGGCGGATTTGTTGCTGCTAGGGATTATCTTTATGGCAGCAGCTGTAGTGTTTCAGGTTATAACACTGCCAGTAGAATTTAATGCATCCAACCGTGCCATGGATCAAGTTGTTCAGTTAGGAATGATTCGCAACAACGAAGAAAGAGCAACGAAAAAGGTGCTAAATGCAGCAGCCTTAACATATGTCGCAGCAGCTGCAGTAGCAGTACTGGAATTATTAAGATTTGTTCTAATGTACGTGGGAATGAATAATAGTGATGATTAA